CTGTTCTTGGCCAAAGTCTCTGTCTTTGCTCTGTTCTTGGCTAAAGACTCTGTATTTGCTCTGTTCTTGGTCAAAGTCTCTGTCTTTGCTCTGTTCTTGGTCAAAGTTTTTTGTCTTTTACTCTGCTCTTGTCGTGTGTGGCTTGTAGTGGCGGCTTCAACAACGGACATAGGAGTAGCTAAACCGCCGGTTTTGGACCTAACCGATACTCAAGCCTCGAGACATCGGTCTGAAGGTCTTACGAGAGAAAACAATCAACTGAAAAAAGCTGACATGAGTGTGGCTCCGCGAACAACACAAGAAGATGAAAATCTTGATTATGACAGTAACGCAAGCTCCTCAAGCTTCGAGTTTCACGGTGGTGTTCGTGGAGATCGTTCGAATCAGAGCCATGTCTCAAGAGCATACTTTTCGAGACAAATCCCATCCAAATGGAACGATGCTGAGAAGTGGATAATGAGCAGACAGAACATGGTGATGAGGAAGAACGGTCAAGGGAACCGGATGCCTGTTAAAGTTGTGACCGATAATACAGGTTACGAGCATAGCAACTCTAGGATACAAACTGATGGGTCCGACAAGTTCCCTAATTACGTTCCACATCCTGTTCTAACTCAAGGTTATGGAGGAAACTTGTTGATCGATCAACCCACAGGAAGCAATGATCTTGTGGACACAACAAAGGACTCATCACGTAACGATACTCCAggtaaaagaataaataaatactctcaaattaaaaaaaactacctCATGTTTTTATGCAAATTAATTAGCATACAAGAagaaaatttcttaaaataacatttattgaataattaataaatatgtacTCTACATATGGGGTTGGGGTTTTGGTGATTAATTTTTAAGGTTTAGTGTATTtgttaagttttaaatattgaaGCTCACTGAAATTGACAAGATGTAATCTTTTTCTTAATGTGTGAAGCTGGTCCTGTGATTCGTTCTGTATGTATGAGAGATATGGGAACTGATATGACGCCAATACCAAGTCAAGAGCCTTCAAGATCTGTGACACCAGTTGGTGCAACAACTCCTCTTCGCAGCCCGACTTCGTCTCTACCCTCTACTCCTAGAGGAGGCCAGCAAGAAGAGTCACTAGACCCGTCAGC
The sequence above is a segment of the Raphanus sativus cultivar WK10039 unplaced genomic scaffold, ASM80110v3 Scaffold0312, whole genome shotgun sequence genome. Coding sequences within it:
- the LOC108822078 gene encoding uncharacterized protein LOC108822078 yields the protein MEYERIEKVQKKSMLSPTKLRMKLMGPHNNNKKKEGSNNNSSRTSPVRLQVSDGTEFSKNSLLASKSDSYDDDDNVAASTTDIGVAKPPVLDLTDTQASRHRSEGLTRENNQLKKADMSVAPRTTQEDENLDYDSNASSSSFEFHGGVRGDRSNQSHVSRAYFSRQIPSKWNDAEKWIMSRQNMVMRKNGQGNRMPVKVVTDNTGYEHSNSRIQTDGSDKFPNYVPHPVLTQGYGGNLLIDQPTGSNDLVDTTKDSSRNDTPAGPVIRSVCMRDMGTDMTPIPSQEPSRSVTPVGATTPLRSPTSSLPSTPRGGQQEESLDPSANTKRELSEEEMKAKTRREIVTLGVRLGKMNIAAWASKEEEEENKKNKIDAEETQRIEFDKRANAWEEAEKSKHNARYKREEIRIQAWESQEKAKLEAEMRRIEAKVEQMKAEAEARIVKKIAMAKQRSEEKRASAEARKSRDAEKAVAEAQYIRETGRIPASGYKICCGWFS